In the Bacteroidota bacterium genome, one interval contains:
- a CDS encoding sulfotransferase codes for MEDINHIPFFFIVGRPRSGTTLLQALFDAHPNVRIPWECQLILNLYPKYKNIEYWKEKSLLNFYHDLFRQWQFDAWNIDAEKLKSDILACQGHTSYSTICKVVYSNYISFFEKKEIKAFGDKNHGYTIYIDRLQKLFPDAKFICITRDYRDNFCSVKNVDFELPVISLVVYKWKYFLKKFIQSSRKNPAACFIIRYEDLVSDPALHFRKICEFVGIDFTPEVLDFYKKKEEAERIYPTDILKKHHASLFHPITAEHVGKWKKILSDRAVKIADYVAGEYAELAGYKRQYEKVNLWIKVQAMPGICYGRMLYCLTAIIDKFPYRLREKILSRGPLFLARQFIGMFNSKKLKK; via the coding sequence ATGGAAGATATAAACCATATACCATTTTTCTTTATTGTCGGCCGGCCACGATCGGGGACAACACTTCTGCAGGCGTTATTCGATGCCCATCCCAATGTCAGAATTCCATGGGAGTGCCAGCTCATCCTTAACCTGTACCCCAAATATAAAAATATCGAATACTGGAAGGAGAAGTCATTGTTGAACTTTTATCATGACCTGTTCCGGCAGTGGCAGTTTGATGCATGGAATATCGATGCAGAAAAATTGAAATCCGACATCCTGGCATGTCAGGGCCACACATCCTACAGCACGATTTGTAAAGTGGTTTATAGTAACTATATCTCATTTTTTGAGAAGAAAGAGATCAAGGCATTCGGGGATAAAAATCATGGGTATACCATCTATATCGATAGACTTCAAAAACTCTTTCCTGATGCGAAGTTTATATGTATAACCAGGGATTACCGCGATAATTTCTGTTCCGTGAAAAATGTCGATTTTGAGCTACCTGTCATTTCCCTTGTCGTGTATAAATGGAAGTATTTCTTAAAGAAGTTTATTCAATCAAGCCGGAAGAATCCTGCAGCCTGCTTTATCATCCGTTATGAAGATCTGGTATCTGATCCGGCCCTGCACTTCAGGAAGATTTGTGAATTTGTCGGTATAGATTTCACACCGGAAGTCCTCGACTTCTATAAAAAGAAAGAAGAGGCTGAACGGATTTATCCCACAGATATTTTGAAAAAACATCATGCCAGCTTATTTCACCCGATAACTGCGGAACATGTCGGAAAGTGGAAAAAAATCCTCAGTGACCGGGCTGTAAAAATCGCTGATTATGTGGCAGGAGAATATGCTGAACTAGCCGGATATAAAAGGCAATATGAAAAAGTGAACCTCTGGATAAAAGTGCAGGCCATGCCGGGTATCTGTTACGGCAGGATGCTGTATTGCCTGACAGCCATCATTGACAAGTTCCCTTACCGGCTGAGGGAGAAAATATTAAGCCGCGGACCTCTCTTTCTGGCCAGGCAATTCATAGGGATGTTCAACTCCAAAAAACTGAAAAAGTAA
- the mtnA gene encoding S-methyl-5-thioribose-1-phosphate isomerase, whose amino-acid sequence MKVNNREYRTIWMDDQKVYMINQNLLPFRFEIFTVLDYRQLCRAIVMMTVRGAGAIGAAAGFAMALAFKEAEQTKKIDLPEIARKEIESTRPTAQNLFYATRRVYDAGLRSFRHAYDEAQQIADENAAEGRKIGEYGAELLSDGCRIETHCNAGWLGFVDYGTALSPVYLAHRSGKKCFVYVDETRPRGQGAKLTAWELQNEGVPHCIITDNAGAYLMSQGLIDIMIVGADRVAANGDVANKIGTFEKAIAAREFNIPLYVAVPASTFDMNCPSGSEIQIEERSTDEVLFQEGMTDHGEIIRVRISAPGSEAINPAFDITPARYITGLITEMGIIKPTEMEIHSLLVKAATGSNDIPC is encoded by the coding sequence ATGAAGGTTAACAACAGGGAATACCGGACTATATGGATGGATGATCAGAAGGTTTATATGATCAACCAGAACCTTTTGCCTTTCCGTTTCGAAATATTTACAGTACTGGATTACAGGCAGTTATGTCGTGCTATCGTGATGATGACCGTCAGGGGTGCCGGTGCCATTGGCGCTGCTGCAGGCTTTGCCATGGCACTGGCATTTAAGGAAGCGGAACAGACGAAGAAGATAGATCTTCCTGAAATTGCTCGGAAAGAAATAGAATCGACAAGGCCTACTGCACAGAATCTCTTTTATGCTACACGGAGAGTATATGATGCAGGACTGCGATCTTTCCGGCATGCTTATGATGAAGCACAGCAAATAGCTGATGAAAATGCCGCGGAGGGTCGCAAAATTGGAGAGTATGGTGCGGAGCTTTTATCTGATGGTTGCCGGATTGAAACTCACTGCAATGCCGGGTGGCTCGGTTTCGTCGATTATGGCACAGCCCTTTCACCTGTTTATCTGGCTCACCGGTCAGGGAAAAAATGTTTTGTTTATGTTGATGAAACCCGGCCCAGAGGACAGGGAGCCAAACTGACAGCCTGGGAGCTCCAAAATGAAGGAGTACCCCACTGTATCATCACGGATAATGCCGGTGCTTATCTGATGTCACAAGGTTTAATCGACATCATGATCGTCGGAGCCGACAGGGTCGCAGCTAATGGTGATGTGGCCAATAAAATCGGCACCTTCGAGAAGGCCATCGCCGCCAGAGAATTTAATATCCCGCTTTATGTGGCTGTTCCTGCATCAACATTTGATATGAATTGCCCATCAGGTTCTGAAATACAAATTGAAGAAAGAAGCACGGATGAGGTCCTGTTTCAGGAAGGGATGACAGATCATGGTGAGATTATCAGGGTACGTATTTCTGCCCCTGGATCGGAGGCCATCAATCCTGCTTTTGACATAACACCGGCTCGTTATATTACTGGTTTGATTACGGAAATGGGGATTATTAAACCCACGGAAATGGAGATTCATAGTCTGCTCGTGAAAGCTGCTACCGGTAGCAATGATATTCCATGTTAG
- a CDS encoding universal stress protein translates to MKNIIVPVDFSDLSINVIDMAGKLAIAFGSKVWIIHVDSRQPYYVGLEVGPELLQDLRIEEQSRMELDLQAMEDYLKKKGVEVEAILLQGKIVTVILEQCQKLEADMVIIGSKTFGLFSRTFLGSVSEGVLRKAPCPVMVVSEHSDR, encoded by the coding sequence ATGAAGAATATAATCGTACCGGTTGATTTTTCAGATCTGTCGATCAATGTAATAGATATGGCCGGTAAGTTGGCCATAGCGTTTGGGAGCAAGGTATGGATCATCCATGTGGACTCCAGGCAGCCCTATTATGTCGGGCTGGAGGTCGGCCCTGAACTGTTACAGGACCTGCGCATTGAAGAACAATCCAGGATGGAACTTGATCTGCAGGCTATGGAAGATTATTTAAAGAAAAAAGGTGTTGAAGTTGAAGCTATTCTTTTGCAGGGAAAAATCGTCACTGTCATCCTGGAACAATGTCAAAAACTGGAAGCCGACATGGTGATCATTGGTTCGAAGACCTTTGGGCTTTTTTCCAGGACATTTCTCGGCAGCGTGAGTGAAGGTGTGCTGCGCAAAGCGCCGTGCCCGGTAATGGTTGTGTCGGAACACTCCGACCGCTAA
- a CDS encoding M20 family metallopeptidase: MNHLKERIKALSIEYQQEIVEIRRHFHANPELSMQEYRTSASIASYLESYDIPFKKGMARTGIVGIIEGQDPASKVIALRADMDALPLDEKSDVPYSSKISNVMHACGHDVHMACQLGAAKILKALSNEYSGTVKLIFQPSEEQYPGGAIMMINEGVLENPHVDKIFGLHVYPDLDAGKVGMKAGKYMASSDELYFTVRGRGGHGATPHLNIDPIVISANIIQALQTITSRSSSPLNPTVLTIGRVMANGKTNITPDEVIMEGTLRTYDDAWRKEAIDKIITIAQSVANAYGGSCEIFVDKGYPFLYNDPGTTAAVRNYAEELLGKDQVVELDMRMTAEDFAYYAHARPACFYRLGIRNEAKGITANLHNAQFDVDESCLAVGMGLMAWIAVNELFQDK; encoded by the coding sequence ATGAATCATCTGAAGGAACGTATAAAAGCCCTCTCCATTGAGTATCAGCAGGAGATCGTTGAGATCAGGCGACATTTTCATGCCAATCCTGAACTCTCTATGCAGGAATATAGGACCTCTGCAAGCATTGCATCATACCTGGAAAGTTATGATATTCCCTTTAAAAAAGGTATGGCCAGAACCGGTATCGTCGGTATTATTGAAGGCCAGGATCCTGCATCAAAGGTCATCGCCCTGCGTGCTGATATGGATGCTTTGCCGCTGGACGAAAAAAGCGATGTACCATACTCCTCAAAAATCAGTAATGTCATGCATGCCTGCGGGCACGATGTGCATATGGCCTGCCAGCTTGGTGCAGCAAAGATCCTTAAAGCCCTTTCAAATGAATACAGCGGCACAGTGAAACTGATATTTCAGCCTTCAGAAGAACAATATCCCGGTGGGGCGATCATGATGATCAATGAGGGTGTCCTCGAAAATCCCCATGTTGACAAGATATTCGGTTTACATGTTTACCCCGATCTTGATGCCGGTAAGGTTGGAATGAAGGCAGGAAAATATATGGCCTCAAGCGATGAATTATATTTTACCGTCCGTGGCAGAGGCGGGCATGGCGCCACACCCCATCTGAATATTGACCCGATAGTCATCTCAGCCAATATCATCCAGGCGCTGCAGACTATTACCAGCAGGTCTTCCTCACCTCTTAATCCCACGGTTCTGACAATAGGACGTGTAATGGCCAACGGCAAAACCAATATCACACCCGATGAGGTGATCATGGAAGGGACATTACGCACCTATGATGATGCCTGGAGAAAAGAAGCTATTGATAAAATCATTACTATTGCCCAGTCGGTCGCTAATGCCTATGGAGGTTCATGTGAAATATTTGTCGATAAAGGTTATCCTTTTCTTTATAATGATCCCGGAACAACGGCTGCTGTCAGGAATTATGCTGAGGAGTTACTCGGAAAAGATCAGGTTGTTGAACTGGATATGCGGATGACAGCCGAAGATTTTGCCTATTATGCCCATGCCCGTCCGGCTTGTTTTTACAGGCTGGGCATAAGAAATGAGGCGAAAGGCATCACTGCTAATCTGCACAATGCACAGTTTGATGTTGATGAAAGCTGTTTGGCTGTCGGTATGGGTTTGATGGCATGGATTGCCGTTAATGAATTATTTCAGGATAAGTAA
- a CDS encoding sulfotransferase — MTEKNPGIPFFFIIGRPRSGTTLLRMLLDAHPNVIVPPECQVIFRLYKRYGKQNHFDKNLILSFYNDLLDLRYFERWTIDRDELKIKLLDMEGETSFNDLVRTVYLTYSSFFKKEKIQLIGDKNPGYSLFIKKIFRWYPKSKFIHIVRDYRDNYLSLINAHFEVPVVPLVVFRWKSAIRLINRLKKKHPESFYTLRYEDLARNPEMKTREVCAFLEIEYDASVLAFIEQKGRFMDTYGNSEELMKIHDSLMKPINTGRINLWEKQMHERDIRIADLVAGKYAGSFGYQRKYDRFNLGLYLWILPTLIYGQVMYNLVLFAERLPLSLSVTLSNFLAIFKKLYLRTHKNKIKQDMA; from the coding sequence GTGACGGAAAAAAATCCTGGTATACCATTTTTTTTTATTATCGGCCGTCCGAGGTCAGGAACAACATTATTGAGAATGTTGCTGGATGCTCATCCGAATGTAATTGTTCCCCCTGAATGCCAGGTGATCTTCAGGTTATATAAAAGATATGGAAAACAAAACCATTTTGATAAAAACCTCATTCTATCCTTTTATAATGACTTGCTTGATCTGCGGTATTTTGAAAGATGGACTATTGATAGGGATGAACTAAAAATTAAACTTCTTGACATGGAGGGAGAAACATCCTTTAATGACCTTGTCAGGACAGTTTACCTCACCTATTCTTCATTTTTCAAAAAAGAAAAAATACAGTTAATCGGTGATAAAAATCCAGGTTACTCTCTCTTTATAAAGAAAATTTTCAGATGGTATCCCAAGTCGAAATTCATTCATATTGTGAGGGATTACAGGGATAATTACCTGTCGCTTATTAATGCTCATTTTGAGGTTCCTGTTGTGCCTTTGGTTGTCTTCAGATGGAAGTCTGCAATTAGATTAATTAACCGCTTAAAGAAAAAGCATCCTGAATCTTTTTATACACTCCGGTATGAAGATTTGGCAAGAAATCCTGAAATGAAAACCAGGGAAGTATGTGCTTTCCTGGAAATTGAGTATGATGCATCGGTGCTGGCTTTCATCGAACAAAAAGGCAGGTTCATGGATACGTACGGCAATTCAGAAGAACTAATGAAAATACATGACAGCCTGATGAAACCTATAAATACAGGCAGGATCAACCTCTGGGAAAAACAAATGCATGAAAGAGATATCAGGATTGCTGATCTTGTTGCGGGAAAATATGCTGGTTCATTTGGATATCAGAGAAAATATGACAGGTTTAACCTTGGCCTTTACCTGTGGATACTGCCAACACTGATTTATGGTCAGGTGATGTACAACTTGGTTTTATTTGCAGAAAGATTGCCACTCTCTCTCAGTGTTACCCTTTCAAATTTTCTGGCAATCTTCAAAAAGTTATACTTGCGCACACATAAAAATAAGATCAAACAAGATATGGCCTGA
- the rffA gene encoding dTDP-4-amino-4,6-dideoxygalactose transaminase — MRIPFNKPYYSGREAYHLSQLVYAGQLSGNGLFTRNCHDFFTKRYGFHKVFLTTSCTDALEMAALLADLQPGDEVIMPSFTFVSAANAIILRGARIVFADCSDDYPNIDARAVEGLVTPRTRAIAVVHYAGVACDMKVVMDIAHKYNLFVIEDAAHAIDSFYNGKPLGSIGHFGAFSFHETKNIISGEGGMLAVNDTEFIQRAEIIWEKGTNRAAFKRGDVRKYEWLDIGSSFLPSEMMAAFLQAQLEDIDNIQNMRKANWSMYNERLKSLADKGYLRIPDIPEFATHNGNMFFILTHNKKERDSLLKHLVDEGIQAVFHYLPLHSSPYYKDKHDGRALKNTDRYSDGIVRLPFYTALTEKDIDSVATSVMSFFKK, encoded by the coding sequence ATGAGAATCCCTTTTAATAAGCCTTATTATTCCGGCAGGGAAGCGTATCATTTATCGCAGCTTGTTTATGCAGGTCAGCTTTCCGGGAATGGACTCTTCACCAGGAACTGTCATGATTTTTTCACAAAACGGTATGGCTTTCATAAAGTCTTCCTCACCACATCGTGCACCGATGCTCTGGAGATGGCAGCGTTGCTGGCGGATCTGCAGCCCGGTGATGAAGTGATCATGCCTTCTTTCACTTTTGTCTCCGCTGCCAATGCCATCATCCTCAGAGGAGCAAGGATTGTTTTTGCTGATTGCTCGGATGATTATCCCAACATTGACGCTCGGGCTGTGGAAGGGCTTGTGACACCACGTACACGCGCCATCGCTGTCGTCCATTATGCCGGCGTAGCCTGTGATATGAAAGTGGTGATGGACATCGCACATAAGTATAATCTGTTTGTCATTGAAGACGCCGCCCATGCCATCGACTCCTTTTATAACGGCAAGCCATTGGGAAGCATAGGGCATTTTGGAGCCTTTTCATTTCATGAAACAAAAAATATCATTTCCGGTGAGGGAGGTATGCTGGCCGTGAATGATACTGAATTTATCCAGAGGGCTGAAATCATCTGGGAAAAAGGCACAAACCGCGCAGCTTTTAAAAGAGGAGATGTCAGAAAATATGAATGGTTGGATATTGGATCTTCTTTTCTTCCCTCTGAAATGATGGCTGCATTTCTCCAAGCCCAACTGGAAGACATCGACAATATCCAGAATATGCGCAAAGCCAATTGGAGTATGTATAATGAAAGATTAAAATCTTTGGCTGACAAGGGCTATCTAAGAATACCCGACATTCCGGAATTTGCTACCCATAATGGTAACATGTTTTTTATCCTGACCCATAATAAAAAAGAACGCGATAGCCTGCTCAAGCACCTGGTAGATGAAGGTATACAGGCTGTGTTTCATTACTTACCGCTTCACTCCAGTCCTTATTATAAGGACAAACACGATGGCAGGGCATTGAAGAATACAGACCGCTACTCTGATGGTATTGTCCGCCTTCCCTTTTATACAGCTCTCACTGAGAAAGACATTGATAGTGTAGCTACTTCAGTCATGTCATTTTTTAAAAAATGA
- a CDS encoding MBOAT family protein, which translates to MLFNSIEYLIFFPVVVALYYIISHKWRWLFLLIASYYFYMCWKAEYIVLIIATTLVVYYTGILMGRGNARSKERKARSEERRAKSGKRMYLILCIIINLGILAFFKYVNLFGDSFNFFFKEFNILYRFPELNILVPVGLSFYTFQSIGYTIDVYRGVTTPETHPGKFALFVAFFPQLLSGPIERSRRLLPQIHEKKEFSEELLVSGLKLMVWGFFKKLVIADRLGTFVSSVYDNPTGQSSVPIIAATVLFAFQLYCDFSGYTDIARGSARVLGFDLMINFNRPLIAKSITEFWQRWHISLTSWFRDYLFFSLPYIRKNKIIHWRIYLNMLITFLLIGLWHGAKWTFVFFGLIQGFYMITEAVTQKYRHRINQTLKFDKIPKLVNIGSTCITFALLCFSILFFRANSFSDSFLLIGRSFHFTNIAGSIMDILGNNEVTFAILQIIILLVVEQYHAKHNLIKWVGNRPVYLSWTIYIAFVFYILIFGILSKKEFLYFQF; encoded by the coding sequence GTGCTTTTTAATTCAATCGAATACCTGATCTTTTTCCCAGTTGTTGTTGCATTGTATTATATCATCAGCCACAAATGGAGGTGGCTGTTCCTGCTGATTGCCAGCTATTACTTCTATATGTGCTGGAAGGCGGAATACATCGTTCTTATTATTGCCACTACCCTTGTTGTATATTATACCGGGATACTGATGGGGAGGGGAAATGCAAGGAGCAAGGAACGAAAAGCGAGGAGCGAAGAGCGAAGAGCGAAGAGCGGGAAGCGAATGTATCTGATTTTATGTATTATAATTAACCTTGGGATACTCGCATTTTTCAAATATGTTAATTTATTTGGTGACAGTTTCAACTTTTTTTTCAAAGAATTCAATATTCTTTACAGGTTTCCTGAATTAAACATCCTGGTACCGGTGGGGCTATCCTTTTATACCTTCCAGTCGATTGGTTATACCATTGATGTTTACAGGGGTGTCACCACGCCTGAAACACACCCTGGCAAGTTTGCCCTTTTTGTAGCCTTTTTCCCGCAATTATTATCAGGCCCTATAGAACGATCGCGCAGGTTACTACCTCAGATCCATGAAAAAAAGGAATTCAGTGAGGAACTGCTGGTCAGTGGCTTAAAACTCATGGTGTGGGGATTTTTTAAAAAACTGGTCATTGCCGACCGGCTTGGTACATTCGTAAGCTCTGTTTATGATAATCCCACCGGGCAGAGCAGTGTGCCCATCATAGCTGCAACCGTTCTTTTTGCCTTCCAGCTTTATTGCGACTTTTCAGGATATACCGATATCGCAAGGGGATCGGCAAGAGTACTGGGATTTGACCTAATGATTAACTTCAACAGGCCGCTGATCGCAAAGTCCATCACGGAGTTCTGGCAACGATGGCATATATCACTGACGAGCTGGTTCAGGGACTACCTCTTTTTTTCTTTACCCTATATCAGAAAAAACAAGATTATCCATTGGAGGATATACCTGAACATGCTGATAACCTTTCTTCTTATCGGTCTCTGGCATGGGGCAAAATGGACATTCGTATTCTTTGGCTTAATACAGGGATTTTATATGATTACTGAAGCAGTCACACAAAAATACCGTCACCGGATAAATCAGACTCTGAAATTTGATAAGATTCCGAAGTTAGTGAATATCGGCAGCACTTGCATTACTTTTGCTCTTCTTTGTTTTTCTATTCTCTTCTTCAGGGCAAATTCATTCAGCGACAGCTTTCTATTGATTGGCAGATCCTTTCATTTCACAAATATTGCCGGATCTATTATGGATATCCTGGGAAACAATGAGGTGACTTTTGCTATCCTGCAGATTATCATTCTTTTAGTCGTAGAACAGTACCATGCAAAACATAATCTTATCAAATGGGTAGGGAACAGACCGGTTTATTTGAGCTGGACCATTTATATAGCTTTTGTTTTTTATATTTTAATATTTGGAATCTTGAGTAAAAAAGAGTTTCTATATTTTCAATTTTAA
- a CDS encoding YCF48-related protein, which produces MKYHCRMGYSIILISLLSCIPYLSSGGDKEKKDGHDTLKSSLFIGLQFRSIGPAFTSGRIADFAVNPENPKEYFVAVASGHIWKTVNNGTTFEPVFDNYGSYAIGCVAMDPANPNVIWAGTGENNHQRSLGYGDGIYKSSDGGKSWTNMGLKESRQIGKILIDSRNSNVVYVAAEGSVWGPGGDRGLYKTTDGGATWNKVLDISQNTGVNCMVMDPRNPDVIYASSEQRRRHIFTKIGGGPETAIYKTTDAGKTWRKLTSGLPSADMGGIGLDVSPVNPDVVYAIIEAAENAGGFYRSDNRGESWEKMSDYTAPGQYYNEITCDPKDVNKVYAIDVVMQVTDDGGKTWHAVGNDKRHVDDHAIWIDTEDTGHLLIGGDGGIYESWDAGKNYVFKSNLPVTQFYRVNVDNTEPFYWVYGGTQDNSSLGGPSRNLSRQGVTSSDWIVTLGGDGFWQAVDPKNTDIVYSEYQYGNIYRYDKKSGENTYIKPQPRKGEDTYKWNWNTPFILSPHSNTRLYIAANKVFRSDDRGQSWQVISEDITAKIDRNTWPVMGQWWSIDAVSKDVSTSLYGTSVSMDESPVKEDLLYVGTDDGLIQITEDAGITWRKADKFPGIPDNTYVSDIFASRFDENIVFASFDNIQRDDFKPYILKSTDKGKSWESITGNLPQNGTVHTIIQDFIDPDLIFIGTEFGVFFTRNCGGTWTQLKSGIPAIAVRDAVIQQRECDLVLATFGRGFYILDNYAPLRQVKDSILDKDAYIFPIKDALMYIQKRGLYGQGSTVYVAKNPEFGATFTYYCKEVPKTLKQLRKEKEKDLLKEKKPVPIPSMDDLRKEDDEVKPYLVFTMTDEEGHEIRKLTKSPSEGINRITWNLHFPSSGPVRLDKNFDPLALGDDGNMVMPGTYNVTLSQVVRGLETVLAGPVRFRAIVLNNTTLPASDRAELVAFQKKVAELTRAVEGAERYTSDLMSRIQSVKQAIFNTPGLPPDLFNRLEQIELQLHDLNWAFYGQQPKASQEENWPAPASISERLSAVSESFWSSTSAVSQTQRDVYASIETDFPALLDQLKKIGEVDLPDIENALEKAGAPWTPGRIPVWKNK; this is translated from the coding sequence ATGAAGTATCATTGTCGCATGGGATATAGTATTATCCTGATATCCTTATTATCCTGTATTCCTTATCTTTCATCAGGAGGAGATAAAGAAAAGAAAGATGGCCATGATACGCTGAAGTCGTCTCTTTTCATCGGATTACAGTTTCGCTCCATCGGCCCGGCATTCACTTCGGGACGTATTGCCGATTTTGCCGTCAATCCGGAAAATCCCAAAGAATATTTTGTGGCTGTGGCATCCGGGCATATCTGGAAAACTGTCAACAACGGAACTACATTCGAACCTGTGTTCGATAACTATGGCTCTTATGCCATTGGCTGCGTGGCAATGGATCCGGCCAATCCCAATGTCATCTGGGCCGGGACGGGCGAAAATAACCACCAGCGTTCACTGGGTTATGGCGATGGCATATATAAATCTTCCGATGGCGGCAAAAGCTGGACCAACATGGGATTAAAAGAATCACGGCAAATAGGTAAAATTCTCATTGACTCCAGGAATTCTAATGTCGTATATGTTGCTGCAGAAGGTTCTGTTTGGGGGCCAGGAGGAGACAGGGGGCTCTATAAAACCACCGACGGCGGCGCCACATGGAATAAAGTGCTGGACATAAGCCAGAATACAGGCGTCAACTGCATGGTCATGGATCCGCGTAACCCGGATGTCATCTATGCCTCATCGGAGCAGCGCCGTCGTCATATCTTTACCAAGATCGGCGGCGGACCTGAAACGGCCATTTATAAAACCACCGACGCTGGTAAGACATGGCGCAAACTGACTTCCGGCCTGCCCTCGGCAGATATGGGCGGCATCGGCCTCGACGTGTCACCCGTAAATCCTGATGTGGTGTATGCCATCATTGAAGCCGCCGAAAATGCCGGCGGATTCTACCGGTCTGACAACAGAGGTGAATCCTGGGAGAAAATGAGCGATTATACCGCTCCGGGTCAATACTATAACGAAATTACTTGCGACCCGAAAGATGTGAATAAAGTCTATGCCATTGATGTTGTCATGCAGGTTACCGATGATGGCGGAAAGACTTGGCATGCCGTCGGCAATGACAAACGCCATGTGGATGACCATGCTATTTGGATAGATACTGAAGATACCGGACACCTCCTCATCGGTGGCGATGGCGGTATCTATGAATCATGGGATGCAGGTAAAAACTATGTCTTCAAGTCTAATCTGCCTGTTACTCAATTCTATCGTGTGAATGTCGATAACACGGAACCTTTTTACTGGGTCTATGGCGGGACACAGGATAATTCGAGCCTGGGAGGACCTTCCAGAAATCTATCCAGACAGGGTGTCACCAGTTCCGACTGGATCGTCACGCTTGGCGGTGACGGCTTCTGGCAGGCTGTCGATCCCAAGAATACTGATATTGTATATTCCGAGTATCAATATGGGAATATCTATCGCTATGATAAAAAGAGCGGTGAGAATACCTATATCAAACCCCAGCCACGTAAAGGAGAAGACACCTATAAATGGAACTGGAACACCCCGTTCATCCTCAGCCCTCACTCCAATACCAGGCTTTATATAGCAGCCAATAAAGTTTTCAGGAGTGATGACAGAGGTCAAAGCTGGCAGGTCATCAGCGAAGATATCACCGCTAAAATTGACCGCAATACATGGCCTGTGATGGGCCAGTGGTGGAGTATTGACGCGGTGTCAAAAGATGTGTCTACATCCCTCTATGGAACCAGTGTTTCAATGGATGAATCACCCGTAAAAGAGGACCTCCTTTATGTCGGCACCGACGATGGCCTGATACAAATCACCGAAGATGCCGGCATAACCTGGAGAAAGGCCGACAAATTTCCTGGCATACCCGACAATACTTATGTCAGCGACATCTTTGCCTCCCGTTTTGATGAAAACATTGTCTTTGCCTCCTTCGATAATATTCAGCGTGATGATTTCAAACCTTATATACTTAAAAGCACCGACAAGGGAAAATCGTGGGAGTCTATTACTGGAAATCTCCCACAGAATGGTACTGTTCACACCATCATTCAGGATTTTATAGATCCTGATCTGATTTTTATTGGCACTGAGTTCGGAGTGTTTTTTACCAGAAATTGCGGCGGGACATGGACTCAGCTTAAAAGCGGTATACCGGCTATTGCTGTCAGAGATGCCGTCATTCAGCAGAGAGAATGCGATCTGGTACTGGCAACTTTTGGCAGAGGATTTTACATCCTTGATAACTATGCGCCATTACGCCAGGTGAAAGACTCCATATTGGATAAAGATGCTTACATCTTTCCTATCAAAGATGCCCTGATGTATATTCAGAAACGTGGCTTGTACGGACAGGGCTCTACTGTTTATGTGGCCAAAAATCCCGAATTCGGAGCCACTTTTACTTACTATTGTAAGGAAGTACCGAAGACTCTGAAACAGTTGCGAAAGGAAAAAGAGAAGGATCTGCTGAAAGAAAAGAAACCGGTACCCATCCCTTCAATGGATGATCTGAGAAAGGAAGATGATGAAGTGAAGCCCTATCTTGTTTTTACTATGACTGATGAGGAGGGCCATGAGATCAGGAAGCTGACTAAGTCACCATCCGAAGGAATAAACAGGATCACATGGAATTTACATTTTCCTTCTTCAGGTCCTGTGCGCCTGGATAAAAATTTTGACCCCCTTGCATTGGGTGATGATGGCAACATGGTGATGCCGGGAACATATAACGTCACCCTGTCACAAGTGGTCAGAGGTCTGGAAACGGTTTTAGCAGGTCCTGTCAGGTTTCGGGCCATTGTTCTCAATAACACAACACTGCCTGCATCTGACAGGGCTGAGCTCGTCGCTTTTCAAAAAAAGGTTGCAGAACTGACTAGGGCTGTCGAAGGCGCGGAACGCTATACAAGTGACCTGATGTCACGCATCCAATCTGTCAAACAAGCGATTTTCAATACTCCCGGCCTTCCACCAGACCTTTTTAACAGATTAGAACAGATCGAATTGCAGCTTCATGATTTAAACTGGGCCTTTTATGGGCAGCAACCCAAAGCCAGCCAGGAAGAAAACTGGCCTGCCCCGGCTTCAATAAGTGAAAGACTCAGTGCGGTAAGTGAATCATTCTGGAGCTCAACATCAGCAGTGTCACAGACACAGCGTGATGTTTATGCGTCCATTGAGACGGATTTTCCTGCTCTTTTGGACCAGCTTAAAAAAATCGGCGAGGTGGACCTGCCTGATATAGAAAATGCGCTGGAAAAAGCAGGAGCCCCCTGGACACCGGGTAGAATTCCGGTGTGGAAGAATAAATAG